TGGTCGAGACTTGAACTTCTCAGAGAAATGATACCGAATATCTTATTCCAAATGCTCCTTAGGGGTTCTAATGCTGTTGGATATAAGAATTATCCGGACAATGTAATAAAAGCCTTTATCAAGCAAAGTGCCGAAAGCGGTATAGATGTATTCAGAGTATTCGACTCTCTAAACTGGCTAGACCAAATAAAGCCTTCCGTTGAAGAAGTATTGAAGCTCGGTAAGGTTGCGGAAGTAGCGATTTGTTATTCCGGAGATATACTTGATAAAAACAAAACAAAATATACTCTTGACTATTATGTTAAAAAGGCAAAAGAAGTTGAAGCGATGGGTGCACATATCTTAGCGATAAAAGATATGTCCGGACTGCTTAAACCTGCCGCTGCGATGAGACTTGCGAAAGCACTGAAAGACGAAATAAGTATCCCTATCCATTTCCATACACACGATACTGCCGGAAACGGTGTATCAAGTATGCTTATGGCAAGTGCTGCGGGAGTGGATATCGTAGATGCAGCCGTTTCATCAATGAGCGGAACCACATCTCAGCCTTCTCTTGATTCTATAGTGGCGGCTGTTGAACATACTCCTAGAGAAAGCAATATCAATGTTGATGATATCCAAGTAATCAGTGACTACTACGAAAAAGCAAGAAAATACTATACGGGATTTGAATCCGGACTTAAGACCGGTACTACACAGATTTACAAATATGAAGTACCGGGAGGACAGTATTCCAACCTTAAATCTCAGGTAGAAAGCTTTGGGCTTGGACACAGATTTACGGATGTGCTTGAGAAATACAAAGAAGCAAACGAACTTTTAAGAGATATCATTAAAGTAACACCGACTTCAAAAGTTGTAGGTGACTTTGCTATATTCATGCTTCAAAATGATTTGGATAAAGAAAACATCTACGAAAAGGGAAAAGACTTGGCTTTCCCTGACAGCGTCGTGGATTTCTTCAAGGGAATGATAGGTCAGCCTGAATGGGGGTTTGATGAAAAACTCAGAGAAGTAGTCCTTAAAGGGGCAGAGTTTGTTGATAAGAGACCGGGTCTTCTTCTTCCGGATGAAGATTTTGATAAGATAAAAGCGGAATACAAAGAAGAATTCAATATGGATCTAAATAACAAACAAGTGTTATCCGCCGCTTTATATCCTAAAGTATATAAAGAATATCTAAGGTTCAAAGAAACTTACGGGGATCTTACTTATATGTCTTCGGACGCATTCTTCAGCGGACTATCAAAAGGTGAAGAAACCGAAGTATTCTTCGGCGAAGGTAAATCCCATGTAATAAAACTTGTAAGGACGGGAAGGACCCATGCGGACGGCAACAGACGTATGGTATTCGAAGTGGACGGTTTCAGACGTGCATTATACGTTGAAGACCCTAATGCGATACGTTCTCAGGTAATGAGTCAGGCTGTTGAAATGGCTGACAGCAATAATGACAAGCATATCGGCTCTCCTATACCGGGTTCGGTTATCAAGGTAAACGTGGCAATAGGCGACAAAGTAGAAAAGAACCAAGCGGTATGCGTCGTGGAAGCTATGAAGATGGAAACCGAAGTCGTATCTCCTGCGGAAGGTGTCATAAAAGATGTTCTCGTACAGGAATTGGACAGCGTAAAAGCGGGACAGTTACTCATAGAACTCGAATAATATTATATAAAATAAGACAGCAGAGTATTTCTCTGCTGTTTTTTTATTGTTATATTATCGAGATTAATTCTTAAATAATAAGCTAATCCATAGCTAAAAGAGTACTTTTATTGTATAATTGCTTTATATTAAAAAGGAGTTAAAGTATGGGGCGTTTGAATAAAAAAGAGGTTATTGCCTTTGCAAGGAAGATATTGAGGACTTATTTCGTTGAGAGCAGGCTTGATTTTCTGATTTCTACCTTTGATGATGACATCATATGGCTTGGCGGGGGAAGGATGCAAAAGGCAGAGGGGAAAGAGGATGTAGCAAATTGGTTTATTAGCGGAAAAAATGATATGTTCCCATGCGTTATGGAGAACGAAGATTATCAGTATATGCGCCTTGGTGATGATTATCATATGGTAGAAGGCGTGAGCGATCTATATACCTCGGATAATACCGAGCATATAATGTTTGCAAGCCAAAGGATAACCTTTATATTTAAAGAAGAAGATAGAAAGTTAAAGACCGTACATATACATAATTCCATACCTTTCGATGAACTTAAAGATGAGGAGCTGTTTCCCGTTGAATATTCGAAGGAACAGTACGACCTGCTTCATGAAGCATATGAGAATAAGCTGTCTGAAATAGACAGTGCAAATGAGGCGATAAAAAATCAGGCAATGTTATTGAACAGGCTGTATCAGTCCGTACCCAGCGGGATATTACAGCTTGAATGTGAGTATCCTCATAATATCATAATAGCAAATCATAAAATAGGTCAGATATACGGTATAGATGAAAAGGATATAAAAAGCGGGAATTATTATAATCTTCTGTATAAGAAGATTATAGAATCCGAAGATAATATAAGTAAAGTCCTTCATAACGGGGGAGTTATAGATTATGAAAGAGAGATAATTAAATATAATAAGGAAAAAGCATGGATATCCGTTCACTTGGATGTTTTGAACGACGTCGGGGGAAATGATGTTATACAGTGTGTAATAAACGATATAACAAAACAAAAGCATGCACTCATTGAAAAGGAAAATGAACAGAAGCTGGAAAACAGCTTACTTAGGTCAGCTATATTTTCATCAAACGAAGCAATACTGAACCTTAATCTGACTGCCGATACTTATTCGATTATAACTTCTTTTGAAGAGGTTGAATCAGATTACAGGAATATCCCGAGAAGCGGACGCTATGATGACTTAATAGATAAGTCGTGCGATTTGATGGTACATCCTGATTATAAGGAAGAATACCGGATAAAGTTTGACAGACAAAATGTTATAAAGCAGTTTAAATCAGGTAAAAAAGAAATATACATGGAGCTTATGGAGCTTGGCGAAGACGGCGAGTACCACTGGAAATCTTATACATTTACAAGGGCAGAGAATATTTATAATGAAGATATCATCGGTATAAGTATCGTAAAATCTTTGGATAAACAAAGGAGCGAGAGGATAAGATCCGAACAGCTTTTGAAAGATGCCTTAAATGCCGCGAGGACCGCAAACGAAGCGAAGTCGGATTTTTTATCGAGGATGTCTCATGATATAAGGACACCTTTGAATGCAATAATAGGAATGAGTACCATAGGAAAATTAAAGATAGAAAAGCCTAACAGCGTATTGGATTGTTTTTCTAAAATAGATTCTTCTTCAAAATATCTTTTGTCTTTAATAAACGATATCCTGGATATGTCTAAAATAGAAAGCGGAAAAGTAACGTTAAACGATGAAAGGTTTGATTTTTCCGAGATGATACATGAAATCAATGAGATAATATACGATCAGGCGGTAGAGAAAGGTATTGAGTATAAAGTCTATAGCGATATAAATATGGACAAATATTATATTGCAGACAGATTAAAGTTAAATCAGATATTTATGAACCTTTTATCAAATTCGCTGAAATATTTCTCTAAGGGGGATTTTATACATTTTTCCTTTAAGGAAGTCAAGAGAGAAAGAGGCGTTTCATTAATAGAATTCATAGTTGAAGACAGCGGCTGCGGGATGAGCAAAGGATTTTTAGATAAGTTGTTTTTACCTTTCGAGCAGGAAAATGCAGGGGTTGCAAGAAATAATGTAGGTACCGGTCTGGGACTTACCATCGTTAAAAATATAGTTGATATAATGGAAGGGAATATAGAGGTAATAAGCGAAAAGGGAAGGGGAAGCAAATTCATCGTAACACTTCCTCTTGGGATAATAGAGTCTGAGGAAGAAGCCGAATACAGAAAAAAGAAAGAACTTTTAAAGGGTTTGAATGTTCTTATTGCGGATGATGACGAAATAGTCGCAAAACAGATCGAAGTAATAATGAATGATATAGGTGCCGAGGCGGTAAAGGTAAACTCCGGAAGTGCGGCTGTCGATGAAGTAAAGAAGAAATATGAAAACGATGAATTCTTCGATGTATGTTTCATAGACTGGAAAATGCCTGATATGAATGGTATAGAGACCACCGGAAACATAAGGAGGATAGTGGGAGAAGATACTACCATTATAATCATCACCGCTTACGACTGGAGTGTCATCGAAGATGAAGGCAGAAGGGCTGGAGTAAATCACTTTATTTCAAAACCTGTATTCGAGCATACGATATGCGATTATCTCACTGATATAGATGTAAAACATATAAGACACAGACATAAAAAATCCGCAAAATCGTTAAAGGGCAGAAACGTACTGCTGGTAAAGGATAATATCCTTAATCAGGAAATAGCAAAATCTATCCTTGAAATGCGCGGTATGAATGTGGATACTGCCGAAAACGGCAAGGAAGCCGTGGATAAGTTTATAAAATCCGATATAGGATATTACGATATGATACTCATGGATATAAGGATGCCTGTAATGGACGGTATAGAAGCAACTAAGGCGATACGTTCGTCAAGTCATCACAGGGCACAAGATATCCCTATAATCGCTGTATCCGCAAATGCTTTCAAAGAAGATAAAATCAAAGCCTTTGATGCGGGCATAAACGGATATTTGATAAAACCTTTCGATGCGGGAAATATGATGGATATGATTGAAAAGTTCCTTAACTAAAAAAGACCTAAAGGTCTTAACATAAAAGGATGGTGCCGAAGACCGGAATCGAACCGGTACGATCGGTAAGGATCGCAGGATTTTAAGTCCTGTGCGTCTGCCAGTTCCGCCACTTCGGCATAAAATCTCTTTTTAACTATATTAAATTTAAAATGGAGGCGGCACCCAGACTTGAACTGGGGATACGGGTGTTGCAGACCCTTGCCTTACCACTTGGCTATGCCGCCTAAAAAAAATGGAGCGAAAGACGAGATTCGAACTCGCGACCCTCGCCTTGGCAAGGCGATGCTCTACCACTGAGCCACTTTCGCATAGATGGTGCCCAAGGGCGGGATCGAACCACCGACACGCGGATTTTCAGTCCGCTGCTCTACCTACTGAGCTACCTGGGCATTTTAATGGCGACTCGGAAGGGACTCGAACCCTCGACCTCTAGCGTGACAGGCTAGCATTCTAACCAGCTGAACTACCGAGCCGCATTGTTATTAAATTTTAAATGGTGGTCGCAATAGGGCTCGAACCTATGACCCCCTGCTTGTAAGGCAGGTGCTCTCCCAGCTGAGCTATGCGACCACTTACAGTGCTGATTTATTATATAATAACAAATTGTTTATGTCAAGTAATATTTGGTATTTTTTTAATAAATTTTTACTGTAAATAAACTATTTATCATTCGATGGTTTCATATGTCTTTGTATCATAAAAAATTGTTTTAAAACTTTTTGTTTTTTCAGAGTTTACATTCTTTTTATAATTAGCAGGGATTGATAAAACTGTATTATCTCCGTCCGATATATATTTCTTTTCAGGGTGTTTTTTATAATATTTAAAATACCAATACATATCCATGTGCTGACCGCTGTTTGCTATTGCTCTGCTTATATAGTATGGATCAAAATCCTTATTTATAGGATTAGTAAAATATGGTGGTTCCGGAGCTGCAAGGACCGCACTTTGCATTTTATACTTCACACCTTTATATTCTCCGTTTTTAACTGCTTTTAAATTTTCTTCTTTTGGCTTATCTCCATATGGGTATGCGAGATATGATGTAGGGATTTTATTATTATTTTTATATACCAGATTATTTACCTTACCGATTTCTTCCATGATTTCATTTTTATTTAAGTTATTCATATTATAATGATGATAAGTATGGTTCCCGATTTCATATCCCAAGTCAGTGAGGACCCTGAATTTATCCTGATAATCACCTTCGGTCTTATTATTGTAGTATGCATCATATTCAAATGGGTTCTCCGTAATGTATAATACTCCTCCGGAACCAAAGTCTGGGTGTTCGGATTTAAATTCTTCCAATATACCGATCAATGTATCATTATTTACAACCAGTTTTCCTTCTTTATTTTTAATTAGTGAAAAACAGCTTTTTAATCCGTCATCAAATGTAAGGAGTATAGGTGTTTTACCTGCCGGGATATTTATATCATTACTTAAATACTCTTTCATTGATATTAGAACATATCCGTTTTTATACATATATTCAAGGTCTTCTTTAAACTCTTTTTTGTTTCTGTGCCATGGGAAATGTTTAGCTTTGTTGTCGATACTATGATACATGATTACCATGACATCTCCGGCTTCATTCGGCTTTATGGTTTTATAGTCTATACTTTTATTTTCCACCTTATTTTTTGATGAAATATTACTTTCCGTATTTGTATATTTGCTGAAATGTTTTATATTAAATGTTACAACGCTTATAATTCCTATTACAAGGATCATGATTATTAAGTAATATCTGTTCTTTTTAATAAAAAAATTGATTTTATTACCCTTATTTGAAAAATCATCATTATGTTTCTTTTTGTTTTTTGTCAATGTATTTATTCCTCTCATTAATAATCTCTTATTATTTAATATATGTAATAAAAAGGTCTAATATTTTTATATTTTTAATTTATATTAAAATTACTTCCTTTAGCTATAATACCACTATTTTTGCCAATTAAAACCAGTTTCTTATAATATTAATGAAAATTTAATTTTTATGTTAAAATCATTAAGCAATGATAAATATTTCACATATTTATGTAAAATATAAATTATTTAGTTGACAAAACATAATTACCATGTTATCATATAAGCGTAAAGACAGGATTATGTTTTACGAATTCATAGTCTTTATGATAAGGGTAGATGGTTAAACATTATTAAGTTTTGAGGAGGATTTTAAAAATGAAACAAAAGTATAACCCTATGATGTTCCAATGTAGTGAAAGTTTGGATATGAGCAAACATATCGTAGCTACATATTATATGAGAGGTAAAGGCACAAATCCTATGGAACTTGACCTTGCTAAATTTGCAGAATCAATCGCTGCAGAGCAAGCTACAGGTACATGGATCGATGTTCCTTTTGAAACAGATGATATTGTTGAAAGACATGCTGCAAAAGTTATAGGTATATATGAAACACCAGCTTATGACAGAGAACTTCCTGATGGAATTCAATACAGAGATATGATAGTTAGACTTGCTTTCCCATGGGAAAACATCGGTACTAACTTCCCAATGATTTTTACAACAGCTATAGGTAATATTTCAGCTGCAAGACTTAAATTATTAGACCTTGAATTCCCAAAAGAATATACAGACCATTTCCAAGGTCCTAAGTTCGGTATCCAAGGTGTAAGAGATATCCTTGATATTCCTGAAAGACCTCTTACATGTGCTATGATCAAACCTGATACAGGCTGGACTCCTGAACAAGGTGGAATAATGGCATATGATGCATACCTAGGTGGTATTGATGTAATCAAAGACGATGAACTTCTTGTTGCAGATCCTGCATGGTGTCCTATTGAAAAAAGAGTTCAAGCTATTACAGATGCAGGTAAGAGAGCTTTTGAACAAACAGGTGAAAAGAAACTTTATACAGTTAATTTAACAGAAGACAGCTTTAAAATCAAAGATTTAGCTTACAGAGCAATTGACGCAGGTGCAAATGCGTTAATGATTAATACATACACAGCAGGTTTCTCTGCTCTTAGACAATTAGCTGAAGATCCAAATATTCAGATTCCAGTTATGTCTCACCCTGACTATGCTGCTGCACAGTCTTACTCTCCTGACACAGGTGTTGCAGTAGCACTACTTTGGGGTAAATTAGCAAGATTAGCAGGTGCTGATATGGCTATCACAACTAACTACTACGGTAAGATTCCTGTACTTAGAGACTCTTACTTAAGAACATGCAGAGATCTTAAGATGAAATTCCACAATATTAAAGATTGTTTACCTGCACCAAGCGGCGGAATGTATCAAGGTGTAGTTCCTGATACTATTTACGAAGTAGGTACAGATGTTATGATCGCTGCCGGCGGAGCCGTTCACGGACATAGAAACGGTGCTACAGCTGGTGCAAGAGCTCTTAGACAAGCAATCGACGGAGCAATGGCAGGAATTCCACTAAAAGAATATGCTAAAGACAAACCTGATCTTCAAATCGCTTTAGATGATTGGGGATGCGGTGAAAAAGAAGACTTATTCGACATGAAGAAATAAGCGTTTAATTAAACATAAAATATGTTTACCTCTAAATATTATAATTAAAAAATTAACCCCCGACGGAAGTTGGGGGTTGTTTTTTTGTATATATAATGAAAATCTATATTTATGTATGTTATAATGTAATAAAAATAATTGAGGATATATTATGAATGTTATTGATTTGAATGATAAAGATTATGAGGAATTGATTTTTAAATTTTATACTTATTTTAAAAATGCTTTTGATTTTGAAAAATTTTTAAAGCCATTTTTAACTACAAATGGTTTAGATGAAGTTACAGTAACTCGTAGAACAAGAGATGGTGGAATTGATTTAATAGGGAAAAGGCGTGGGTTAGGTGGATTTAGTAATGAAGACGATGTTAAATACTATGTTCAGGCTAAGAGGAACAATCCTAAAAATAAAGTAGATGTGAAAAAAATAAGAGAATTACGTGGAGTTATGCCTTCCGGTACTAAGAGATTATTTATAACAACATCAGATTTTACTAAGAATGCAAAAGAAGAAGCCTTAAAAGATAGTTTTAGACCTATAATATTAATAAACGGAAAAAGGTTAATAGATAATTGTATTGATAATGAATTAGGAATGCTATATAAACCTGTTTTTAGTAAAATATCTATAGATAATTTAATTAGTAGAGAAAAAGAACTAACAGAAAATATATCTGACAGTATACATGTTGAGAAGCTGATATCTAAAAATGATATACGTGCTCGAATACTGCCTATTCCTTCCGTAATTCTAGAAACTATTCCTCCAAAATCTAATAAATTAAAAGTTTATATAAATAAAAAAGAAGAAATACTGAATATAAATTGGGAACGAAAATATCTAGGTGGAATTACAAAAATATATAGAGATAATGGAATAATTACTTCTGAAAATTCTTTCAGTACTTGTATTTCTGATTGGAGAATAAAAGGTGATAAAATAATAATCGAATTTTTAAAATAGTTCATAGATTTGTCAAGTAAAATCCCTTGACAATCCTTTTTCCTTCTGTTATAATCACTTAGTCAATATAAGGAGAGAAGTATGGAAAAGTATTTTAAAATGTCATATTTAATAGATATTTACTCATCTCTTCTTACGGATAAGCAATTAAAGGTATTGGAATATTACTACAATGATGATATTTCACTGAGTGAGATTGCGAGTATGTTAAATATTTCTCGTCAGGGTGTTTATGATACTTTGAAGAGAGCCGAAAAGATAATTTCGGAATATGATGATAAATTGAATTTACTAGAAAAATATGAACGAAACATTGAACTAATCGATAAATTAGAAGGATTATGTGAAGATAAAGAGTCCTTATCTTTAATAAAAGAGATAAGAGAAAACCTATAAGGAGGTGTAAGCCTTGTTTGAAGCTTTAGGAGATAAACTGCAGGCGACCTTTAAAAAACTCAGGGGAAAAGGTAAACTTACCGAGAAAGATATAGATGCGGCTTTAAGAGAAATCAGGATGTCGCTTTTGGAAGCTGATGTTAACTATAAGGTTGTAAAGACATTTGCAAATAATTTAAAAGAAAAATGTATGGGAGAAGAGGTACTAAAATCTTTGACTCCCGGTCAGCAAGTAATAAAGATAGTTAATAACGAACTTGTCGCTTTGCTTGGGGGAGAGAGCAGAGATATAAATCTTGCCGATAACGGTCCTACGATAATAATGGTTGTAGGGGTACAAGGTAGCGGTAAAACTACGAGTATCGGTAAAATGGGTAACTTCTTTAAAAACAAAAAGAATAAAAAAGTAGTATTCGTTGCTTGCGATATCCATAGAGCTGCGGCCGTCGATCAATTAAAGGTTCTTGGTGAAGGGCTTGATATTGAAGTATTTACACTTGACAAGAAAGACGCGGGAAAAATCGCGAAAAAGGGTGTTGAGTACGGAAAGAAAATCGGTGCCGATATTATAATCGTCGATACAGCCGGAAGACAGCATGTAGACAGCGAAATGATGGAAGAAGCCGTAAAAGTTAAAAAAGCTATAAATCCAAATGAAACATTATTCGTTATTGATTCTTTAATGGGACAGCAGGCGGTTGACGCAGCAAAAGCATTTGATGAAAGTTTGGAAATAACCGGATTTATTCTTTCTAAGCTTGATTCCGACGCAAGAGGCGGGGCAGCCCTAAGTGTTACTTATATAACCAAGAAACCTATAAAGTTTTCTGCATTTGGTGAAAAAATGGAAGACTTTGAGCCTTTCCATCCCGATAGAGTAGCTTCCAGAATTCTCGGAATGGGAGATGTTCTGTCTTTGATAGAAAAAGCAGAAACCATTTATGATGAAAAAGAAGCTAAAAAAATGGAAGAAAAGATGAGAAAAAATTCTTTTACTTTGGAAGACTTCTTGGATCAAATGGAAAGCATGAACAAAATGGGCGGGATAGAAGGCTTGTTATCCATGCTTCCGGAAGCGGGAAAGCTAAAAGGCATGGCAATAAGTGAAAAGGACTTAATAAAGCAAAAAGCTATTATCCAGTCTATGACCATTAAAGAAAGACAAAACCCAAATATAATAAATGCAAGCAGAAGGAAAAGGATCGCTGCGGGAAGCGGAACAAAAGTAAGTGATGTAAATAAGCTCCTTACCGGTTTTGAACAAAGCAAAAAGATGATGAAGCAGCTGAATTCCGGCAAGATGAAATTCCCGGGGATGAAACTTCCCTTTATGTAAAATAGGTCAAAAAGAAATTTAATTTCTTTATATATAAAAATCATAATAGTATAAATAAAAGGAGAAAAAACATGGCAGTAAAAATCAGATTAAAAAGAATGGGTGCAAAAAAACAACCTTACTACAGAATAGTAGTAGCAGACGAAAGAACAGCAAGAGACGGTAAGAGCATTGCTTTACTGGGACACTATAAACCTGTAGGCGAAAAAAGCGTAGAAATCGACGCTGAAAAAGCTAAAGAATGGTTAAACAAAGGCGCTAAACCTACAGATACTGTTGCTAAACTTTTCAAACAAAACGGTATTACAAAATAGTTAGGAGACCGATATGGTTGAATTAATAGAAACAATTGCAAAGGCTTTGGTAGATAATCCCGACGAAGTTGAAGTAAGACAAGTTGAAAAGGAAAACCTTACAGTAATCAAACTTAAAGTATCAAAAGATGATATGGGCAAAGTTATCGGTAAACAAGGCAGAATTGCAAAAGCTATAAGAAGCGTGTTAAAAGCTGCTGCAACCAAAGAAGAAAAGAGAGTTGTTTTAGACATCGAAGAATAATTAAAACACCGCTAAGCGGTGTTTTTTATTTGATTAAATATAATATTTATAGGTGTAGACACTGTTTATCAAGGCTTCATTTCTCGTTCTATCCACGTCATTATTACTTTTATTATATAACATTGTTCTTCATTTGACAGTTCTTTATTCATACTTATATTATGCCATTTATATAGGCATTTTCTGCAGCAAGTTGCGGTTGCATGCTGGGCAATGAATACTGGATGATTTTTTGTCGGAGTCTGCTTTCCGTCATTTGGTATTACGGCAGGGGATAATCTTTTATAAATAAAGTCTCTTGTATGATTATTTATTATATCTAATCCTTTTTTGTCAATATAATCTAAATCTTTATCTTTCAAATGAAAACTTGCCCTAAACTTTGACTTTGAAAGCCTTTCAAGAACATTTTCTATTTTTATCATTTCATATTCTTTATTGTTCATTTTTTTCTCCGCCGATTTAATAATTTATAATAATTATATCACTTTATTTATA
The DNA window shown above is from Anaerofustis stercorihominis DSM 17244 and carries:
- the rpsP gene encoding 30S ribosomal protein S16; this encodes MAVKIRLKRMGAKKQPYYRIVVADERTARDGKSIALLGHYKPVGEKSVEIDAEKAKEWLNKGAKPTDTVAKLFKQNGITK
- a CDS encoding KH domain-containing protein, which gives rise to MVELIETIAKALVDNPDEVEVRQVEKENLTVIKLKVSKDDMGKVIGKQGRIAKAIRSVLKAAATKEEKRVVLDIEE
- a CDS encoding RuBisCO large subunit C-terminal-like domain-containing protein, translated to MKQKYNPMMFQCSESLDMSKHIVATYYMRGKGTNPMELDLAKFAESIAAEQATGTWIDVPFETDDIVERHAAKVIGIYETPAYDRELPDGIQYRDMIVRLAFPWENIGTNFPMIFTTAIGNISAARLKLLDLEFPKEYTDHFQGPKFGIQGVRDILDIPERPLTCAMIKPDTGWTPEQGGIMAYDAYLGGIDVIKDDELLVADPAWCPIEKRVQAITDAGKRAFEQTGEKKLYTVNLTEDSFKIKDLAYRAIDAGANALMINTYTAGFSALRQLAEDPNIQIPVMSHPDYAAAQSYSPDTGVAVALLWGKLARLAGADMAITTNYYGKIPVLRDSYLRTCRDLKMKFHNIKDCLPAPSGGMYQGVVPDTIYEVGTDVMIAAGGAVHGHRNGATAGARALRQAIDGAMAGIPLKEYAKDKPDLQIALDDWGCGEKEDLFDMKK
- a CDS encoding polysaccharide deacetylase family protein, yielding MRGINTLTKNKKKHNDDFSNKGNKINFFIKKNRYYLIIMILVIGIISVVTFNIKHFSKYTNTESNISSKNKVENKSIDYKTIKPNEAGDVMVIMYHSIDNKAKHFPWHRNKKEFKEDLEYMYKNGYVLISMKEYLSNDINIPAGKTPILLTFDDGLKSCFSLIKNKEGKLVVNNDTLIGILEEFKSEHPDFGSGGVLYITENPFEYDAYYNNKTEGDYQDKFRVLTDLGYEIGNHTYHHYNMNNLNKNEIMEEIGKVNNLVYKNNNKIPTSYLAYPYGDKPKEENLKAVKNGEYKGVKYKMQSAVLAAPEPPYFTNPINKDFDPYYISRAIANSGQHMDMYWYFKYYKKHPEKKYISDGDNTVLSIPANYKKNVNSEKTKSFKTIFYDTKTYETIE
- a CDS encoding response regulator, with the translated sequence MGRLNKKEVIAFARKILRTYFVESRLDFLISTFDDDIIWLGGGRMQKAEGKEDVANWFISGKNDMFPCVMENEDYQYMRLGDDYHMVEGVSDLYTSDNTEHIMFASQRITFIFKEEDRKLKTVHIHNSIPFDELKDEELFPVEYSKEQYDLLHEAYENKLSEIDSANEAIKNQAMLLNRLYQSVPSGILQLECEYPHNIIIANHKIGQIYGIDEKDIKSGNYYNLLYKKIIESEDNISKVLHNGGVIDYEREIIKYNKEKAWISVHLDVLNDVGGNDVIQCVINDITKQKHALIEKENEQKLENSLLRSAIFSSNEAILNLNLTADTYSIITSFEEVESDYRNIPRSGRYDDLIDKSCDLMVHPDYKEEYRIKFDRQNVIKQFKSGKKEIYMELMELGEDGEYHWKSYTFTRAENIYNEDIIGISIVKSLDKQRSERIRSEQLLKDALNAARTANEAKSDFLSRMSHDIRTPLNAIIGMSTIGKLKIEKPNSVLDCFSKIDSSSKYLLSLINDILDMSKIESGKVTLNDERFDFSEMIHEINEIIYDQAVEKGIEYKVYSDINMDKYYIADRLKLNQIFMNLLSNSLKYFSKGDFIHFSFKEVKRERGVSLIEFIVEDSGCGMSKGFLDKLFLPFEQENAGVARNNVGTGLGLTIVKNIVDIMEGNIEVISEKGRGSKFIVTLPLGIIESEEEAEYRKKKELLKGLNVLIADDDEIVAKQIEVIMNDIGAEAVKVNSGSAAVDEVKKKYENDEFFDVCFIDWKMPDMNGIETTGNIRRIVGEDTTIIIITAYDWSVIEDEGRRAGVNHFISKPVFEHTICDYLTDIDVKHIRHRHKKSAKSLKGRNVLLVKDNILNQEIAKSILEMRGMNVDTAENGKEAVDKFIKSDIGYYDMILMDIRMPVMDGIEATKAIRSSSHHRAQDIPIIAVSANAFKEDKIKAFDAGINGYLIKPFDAGNMMDMIEKFLN
- the ylxM gene encoding YlxM family DNA-binding protein; translated protein: MEKYFKMSYLIDIYSSLLTDKQLKVLEYYYNDDISLSEIASMLNISRQGVYDTLKRAEKIISEYDDKLNLLEKYERNIELIDKLEGLCEDKESLSLIKEIRENL
- a CDS encoding restriction endonuclease; the protein is MNVIDLNDKDYEELIFKFYTYFKNAFDFEKFLKPFLTTNGLDEVTVTRRTRDGGIDLIGKRRGLGGFSNEDDVKYYVQAKRNNPKNKVDVKKIRELRGVMPSGTKRLFITTSDFTKNAKEEALKDSFRPIILINGKRLIDNCIDNELGMLYKPVFSKISIDNLISREKELTENISDSIHVEKLISKNDIRARILPIPSVILETIPPKSNKLKVYINKKEEILNINWERKYLGGITKIYRDNGIITSENSFSTCISDWRIKGDKIIIEFLK
- a CDS encoding DUF4186 domain-containing protein is translated as MNNKEYEMIKIENVLERLSKSKFRASFHLKDKDLDYIDKKGLDIINNHTRDFIYKRLSPAVIPNDGKQTPTKNHPVFIAQHATATCCRKCLYKWHNISMNKELSNEEQCYIIKVIMTWIEREMKP
- the ffh gene encoding signal recognition particle protein: MFEALGDKLQATFKKLRGKGKLTEKDIDAALREIRMSLLEADVNYKVVKTFANNLKEKCMGEEVLKSLTPGQQVIKIVNNELVALLGGESRDINLADNGPTIIMVVGVQGSGKTTSIGKMGNFFKNKKNKKVVFVACDIHRAAAVDQLKVLGEGLDIEVFTLDKKDAGKIAKKGVEYGKKIGADIIIVDTAGRQHVDSEMMEEAVKVKKAINPNETLFVIDSLMGQQAVDAAKAFDESLEITGFILSKLDSDARGGAALSVTYITKKPIKFSAFGEKMEDFEPFHPDRVASRILGMGDVLSLIEKAETIYDEKEAKKMEEKMRKNSFTLEDFLDQMESMNKMGGIEGLLSMLPEAGKLKGMAISEKDLIKQKAIIQSMTIKERQNPNIINASRRKRIAAGSGTKVSDVNKLLTGFEQSKKMMKQLNSGKMKFPGMKLPFM